The genomic DNA CGGCATGTAGGTGGCCGGGTGCAGGCTGTTGACCGTGACCCGGTGTGGGTCGAGTTGTCGGGCGAGCGCGAAGCCGGTGGTGATCATGGCCAGTTTGGACTGGCCGTAGGCGCGCATGCCCGAGTAGCCGTGTTCGAGGGTGGGGTCGTCGAAGTTGATCGGGGCCTGGCCGATCGAAGCGACGTTGACGATACGGGCGGGTGCTCCGCGGTCGAGCAGCGGCAGCAGGTCCTGGGTCAGCGCGAACGGGGCGAGATGGTTGACCGCGAAGCGGAGCTCATGCCCGTCGACGGTGAGTCGGCGGTCGGTCCCGTCGGGTTCGCCGCCGCCGATGCCGGCGTTGTTGACCAGCACCGAGATGTGATCGGTGAACTCGGTGATCTCGTCCGCGAGACGGTGTACTTGCGCCACCTCGGAGAGGTCGGCCCGGATCGTGTGGATCGAGGCCGGTGCGCCGGCCAGCGTGGTGGCCAGTTCATCGAGTCGGCTCTGGTTGCGTCCATGGAGGATGAGCGTCGTAGCGGGCCGGCGTGCGAGGGCGCCGCTGATTGCGCGGCCCAGCCCGTCGGTTGCACCGGTGATGACGATGATTCGATCGGACATGCGCTACTCCTCGCCGCGGTGTTCGGTCAGCAGTCGTCGGATGGTGGTGATGTCGTCCTGGCCGAGCAGACCCTCGGTGGCGAGGACCCGGTACCAGATCAAGCCGAAGACGAGGTCGGCGGCGAAGGCTGCCGTCAGGTGAGCGGGCTTGTCGCCGCGGACTGCGGCCCGCTTGACGATGGTCTCGAGCGCGGCCCTGCGTTTGGTCAGGAAGCCGTCCTGGAAGCGGCGCCGGAAGTCTGCGTCGCGCTGCGCCTCGGCCATCAAGGAACGCAGGACGGGGATCACTCCTGGGAAGGCCATCAGGGCGGCGGAGTCACGCAGGAACGCGTCCAGTTCCGCGTCGAATGAACCCCGGTCCGCAGTCGAGACCTTCAGATCCGCCTTGAGCGCCAAGGCTTCGAGCAGGACGTCCGCCTTTGTGGGCCACCAGCGGTACACGGTCTGCTTGCCTGCTCCGGCGCGGGCGGCGATGCCCTCGATGGTGAGGTCGGGGAAGCCGACCTCGGTCGTGAGCTCGTAGGCCGCGGTGAGGATCGCGAGCCTCGTCTCCTCGCTCCGCTTGCGGCCGCGGGCGGGTGTCGTAGCGCCGGTCATGAGGGTCAGACTAACCCATTATCGAGACGTCACGTCTAGAAATGCTGCTACTCTCATGCGAGACGTCACGTCTCGGAATAAGGAGTGAGCATGACCACTGCACTCGTGATCGGTGGCACGTCGGGGGTCGGACTGGCAGTCGCCCGACAACTCGCCAGCCGAGGACACGCGGTCCACATCGCCGGACGGAACACAGGGCGGCTCAACCGGGCGACCGCGGCCATCGACGGAGACGTCCATGGGCACGTTCTCGACGCCGCCGACGCGGAGGCGGCCGCGGCGCTCGCGGCGAAGATCGCCCCGATCCGCCACCTCGTCATCACGCTCGCCGGGAAGGGCGGGGCCGGTCCGCTCGGCGACTTGCCGCTCGACGGACTACGGCAGGCGTTCGAGGAGAAGTACTGGCCCACCGTCACCGCACTCCAGGCCTCGCTCGCTCACCTCAGCGAGGACGCCTCGATCACTCTCGTCGGAGCCGTCACGGCGAGGGCTGCCCTGCCCGGCACAGCCGGGATCGGCTCGCTCAACGCCGCCGTCGAAGGGCTCGTCCAACCGCTCGCCGCCGAACTGGCGCCGATCCGGGTCAACGCCGTCTCACCGGGATACATCGACACGCCCTGGTGGGACGGGCTCGCCGCCGGGGACCGATCCGCGTTCTTCAAGCAGGCCGCCGACGCCCTGCCCACCAAGCGCGTAGCCACCGCCCCGGATGTCGCCGAAGCCATCGTGCTGCTGGCCACCAACCCCAATATCACCGGGACCGTCATCGAAACAGACGGCGGCGCACGCCTCACCGCCTGACACTTCT from Streptomyces sp. NBC_01478 includes the following:
- a CDS encoding SDR family oxidoreductase; the encoded protein is MTTALVIGGTSGVGLAVARQLASRGHAVHIAGRNTGRLNRATAAIDGDVHGHVLDAADAEAAAALAAKIAPIRHLVITLAGKGGAGPLGDLPLDGLRQAFEEKYWPTVTALQASLAHLSEDASITLVGAVTARAALPGTAGIGSLNAAVEGLVQPLAAELAPIRVNAVSPGYIDTPWWDGLAAGDRSAFFKQAADALPTKRVATAPDVAEAIVLLATNPNITGTVIETDGGARLTA
- a CDS encoding TetR/AcrR family transcriptional regulator, translating into MTGATTPARGRKRSEETRLAILTAAYELTTEVGFPDLTIEGIAARAGAGKQTVYRWWPTKADVLLEALALKADLKVSTADRGSFDAELDAFLRDSAALMAFPGVIPVLRSLMAEAQRDADFRRRFQDGFLTKRRAALETIVKRAAVRGDKPAHLTAAFAADLVFGLIWYRVLATEGLLGQDDITTIRRLLTEHRGEE
- a CDS encoding SDR family NAD(P)-dependent oxidoreductase, translating into MSDRIIVITGATDGLGRAISGALARRPATTLILHGRNQSRLDELATTLAGAPASIHTIRADLSEVAQVHRLADEITEFTDHISVLVNNAGIGGGEPDGTDRRLTVDGHELRFAVNHLAPFALTQDLLPLLDRGAPARIVNVASIGQAPINFDDPTLEHGYSGMRAYGQSKLAMITTGFALARQLDPHRVTVNSLHPATYMPTKMVLESVGYSIDSLETGLQATLRLILAPELDGVTGQFHDRTRTAKAHTDAYDASIQQKLWDLSTRLTKRRE